The DNA segment CGGCCGATGGACTGTGGCCCATGGTGCGCATCTCGTAGCCAAGCTTGGTGCGCCAGATCAGCACCCAGACGCCGAAGGCGGCGAGAAGGGCCAGCAGAAAGGAGACATTGAACGGCGAATTGCCGAGATTGAGCCCGAAGATCGACATCAGCCAGTCCAGCTTCGGCAACTGCCCGCCCGCCTCGAAGGTGCGGGTCTGCGGCGCCATCTGGCCAAGCGGCTTCAGCACCCGGGTCAGGAGATAGACCATCAGGCTGGAGGCGATGAAGTTGAACATGATGGTGGTGATGACCACGTGGCTGCCGCGCTTGGCCTGCAGCCAGCCGGGCAGGAAGGCCCAGAGCGCGCCAAATGTGGCCGACCCGATGATCGCCAGCGGAAACACCACGAACCAGGGCATGGTCTTGTCGAGCCAGAGACAGGCGAGCGCCACGCCGATGCCGCCGATATAGGCCTGCCCCTCACTGCCGATATTGAACAGGCCGGCATGGAAGGCGACGGCGACCGAGAGGCCGGTGAAGATGAAGGTCGTGGCATAATACAGCGTGAAGCCGATATATTCGCCGCGGCCAAAGGCGCCGGTGATCATGTAATAGGCGGCATCCAGCGGATTTTCGCCGACAAGCAGCACGACGAGCCCGGCGACCAGGAAGGCAACGGCCAGATTGAGCACCGGGATCAGGATATATTCGGCCCAGGCCGGCAGTTTTGCATAGGGATTGCTCATTCGGCGGCCTCCTTGCGGCCTTCGACACCGGCCATCAACAGGCCGAGCTCCCCTTCGGTCGCATCCGGATCGCGCTCGCCGACGACACGGCCGGCAAACATGACGATGATACGGTCGGACAGGGCGCGGATTTCATCGAGTTCGACGGAGACGAGCAGGACAGCCTTGCCCTGGTCCCGCATCTCGATGATCCGTTTGTGGATGAATTCGATGGCGCCGACATCGACGCCGCGCGTCGGCTGGCCGATGATGAGGACGTCCGGCCCACGCTCCATCTCGCGCGCCAAAACGATCTTCTGCTGGTTGCCGCCGGAAAAATTGGCGGTCTTCAGCCGGGGATTGGGCGGCCTGATATCGTATTTTTTGATCTTTTCCTCGGCATCCGCCTGGATCGCCTTGGTATTGAGGAAGACGCCGTTGAGGTAGCGCTTGTCGTGGTGGTAGCCGAGGATACCGTTTTCGGCCTCCTCGAATTTCAGCACCAGCCCGACATGGTGGCGGTCTTCCGGCACATGGGCGAGCCCCCTGTCGCGCAGGTCGCGCGGATCGACATGGGCGGTAACGTCGATCGGCTCGCCGTTGAGCAGCACCCTGCCGCCGACCGCCTTGCGAATGCCGGAGATCGCTTCCAGCAGTTCGGACTGGCCATTGCCCGCCACCCCGGCAATGCCGACGATTTCGCCGGCGCGCAGGTTGAACGAGACATTATCGACCATGGTGACGCCACGGCCATCGCGCACCGTCAGGTTTTCGACCGCAAGCTTGACCTCGCCAGGATTGGCCTCGCCCTTTTCGACCCGCAACAGCACGCGGCGTCCGACCATCAGCTCGGCCAGTTCCTCGACCGAGGTTTCCCTGGTTTTGCGCGTCGCCACCATCTCGCCGCGGCGCATGACGGACACCTCGTCAGTGATCGCCATGATCTCGCGCAGCTTGTGGGTGATGAAGATGATGGTCTTGCCCTGATCCTTCAACTGACCCAGGATGCGGAACAGGTGATCGGCCTCGGGCGGCGTCAAAACCCCCGTCGGCTCGTCGAGAATGAGGATATCGGCCCGGCGGTAGAGCGCCTTCAGGATTTCGACGCGCTGCTGCAGCCCGACCGGCAATTCCTCGATCAGGGCGTCCGGATTGACCTCCAGCGCATATTCCTTTTCCAGCCGTTTCAGCTCGACGCGGGCCTTGGAAATGCTGGTATTGAGGATCTGGCTTTCTTCTGCACCGAGCATGACATTCTCGAGCACGGTGAAATTCTCGACCAGCATGAAATGCTGGTGCACCATGCCGATGCCGCTGGCGATCGCCGCGTTCGGATCCTTGATCGTCACGGTCTTGCCGTCGATAACGATATCGCCCTCGTCGGCCTGGTAGAAGCCGTAGAGGATCGACATCAGGGTCGATTTGCCGGCGCCGTTTTCACCGATAATGCCGTGAATGGTGCCCTTGCGAACGGTCAGGTTGATATTCTTATTGGCATGGACAAGGCCAAAGCTCTTGTCGATGCCACGCAACTCGATGGCAATATCGCTCATATTGACCCATGTTCCCCAAGCCGGCCCGGTTTTCTCCGCTTTGACAGCGGCATCCCGGGCATCGATTTTTTTACCAATTGGTTAAGTTTAGCATCGAAATCCGGGCGCGTAAGTCAAAAAATCAAAAGCCCCTCCGCTCTTCCCAGATCATTCCAGATCGTTGCGGAGAGTCCAGCGCGATTTACGCACTTTCCGGCGAAACGCAATATCCCAGTTCGCCGGACTGTATCGATGATGTGGATATGATAGGGGATGGCATACGCATATACGGCTGCCGTGAAGGAAAAAACCATGAGCAATGACAGCGAGCGCCTCATCCGGCTCGAGGAAACGATCGCGCATCAGGCAAAGACGATCGAGGAATTGTCCGACCAGTTGACGCAGCAATGGACCGTGGTCGAGCAAGTCCGGGCCAAGCTCGACCGCCTGACCGAGCGCTTCCTCAGTCTTGAGGAACAAAGCATCGAGGCGCCCGCCAATACACGTCCGCCGCATTATTGAGCGGGCATCCGAACCCAGCGCTCAACACCCCCTCCCCGCAAGGCCCCTCCCCAACCCCTCCCCACAAGGGGGAGGGGCTAAACCGTGGCACCCACGGTGTTCCCGGTTACCATCTTTTGGCGGTCAGCATCCCTTCGCGGTCAGCGTTTAATACTCGTGGCCAGTTGTTGGCGTTCCCTTCGCGGTCAGTTTTAATCGTCACGGCCGGTTGCTTGGTGCGCAAAAGGCGCGGCATCGAAGCCCCTCCCCCTTGTGGGGAGGGGTTGGGGAGGGGTCTTTTGGGAAGGGCCTATCAAAACCTTCCAAACAATAAAAAAGCCGCCGGTCCCAGAGACCGGCGGCCTCTTCATTCAATCCGTTTGCGGATCAATAGGGGCAGGCTTCATCCGACATATAGTCGTGAACCGCAACCGTACCGGCAACGATGTCGGCCTTGACCTTGTCAACGGCGGTCAGCATTTCAGGTGTGATCAGCGCCTTGTTGTTGTCGTCGAGCGCAAAGCCGACGCCATCTTCCTTGAGGCCGAGGTTGGAGGCGCCGAATTCGAACTTGTCATCTTTTGCGGCCTTGAAGGCTTCGTAGACGGCAACATCGACGCGCTTGAGCATGGAGGTCAGGACCTTGCCGGGCTGGAGCGCGTTCTGGTTTGAGTCAACGCCGATGCCGAGCTTGCCTGCATCCGCAGCCGCCTGAAGAACACCGACACCGGTGCCGCCGGCAGCGTGATAGACGACGTCGGAGCCCTGATCGATCTGCGACTTGGCGATTTCGCCGCCCTTGACCGGGTCGTTCCAGGCATCCGGGGTCGTGCCGGTATAGGCTTCGAGCACCTTGACGTCAGCACCGGTGGACTTGGCACCACCGATGTAACCACAGGCGAACTTGTGGATCAGCGGGATATCCATGCCTCCGACGAAGCTGACGGTCTTCGACTTGGATGCAAGACCGGCGAGAACGCCGACGAGATACGAGCCTTCCTGTTCCTTGAAGACGATCGACTTGACGTTCGGCTTGTCGACGACCGTGTCGATGATGGCGAATTTCGTGTCGGGATATTCAGCGGCCAGCTTTTCGAGCGGCGGCGCCCAGTTGAAACCGACGATCACGATCGGGTTGTTGCCGTCGCCGGCGAAGCGGCGCAGCGCCTGCTCGCGCTGGGCATCGTTGCTGATTTCGAATTCGCGATATTCAATGCCGGTTTCGGTCTTGAATTTTTCCGCGCCGTTGAAGGCTGCTTCGTTGAAGGATTTGTCGAACTTGCCGCCGAGATCGAAGATCAGCGCCGGCTTGATGTCTGCGGCAAGCGCCGTGGCCGACATCATCGAAAAAGCAAGGAGACCGAGGAGGGTTTTTTTCATTGTGCAGCCCTGTTGTTGCTATTGATCTTGTTGGGTCCTCCCGCAAGCTCCTCTGCGGGAGCATGTCTGCGGAACCACCACTCCCTTGAAGGGATGTCTGGCTGGCGCGCATCCTTACATGCCTCAAATCAAAATTCACCCGAAATTTTTCAATTGGTAAAAAAAGGTAAATGGCCCAAAAACCTGGCAAAATTATCGTTTTGCGGCGATTTTTTGTGCACGGGCCATCGGCCCTATCAACGCAAAAGGGCGCGGCATCGATCTGCCGCGCCCTCAAAATCGCTCGATCCGTTGCGGCTTACCAGGCCTTGCTGAGCTTCAGCGTCACGGTGCGCTGGTCGCCGTAACCGCAGGTAAACAAGCCTTGGCAACCCTTGACATACTCTTTGTCGAACAGGTTGGTGACGTTGAGGGCTGCGCCCCAGCCGTTCTTCTCGTACCGGATCGCCGCATCCGCGATCAGCGCATCGGGAACCTTGGCGGTATTGGCCATATCGGCGAAGGATTCGCCCTGGTAGCGCAGGCCGCCGCCCAGGCTGACGCCTTCCAGCGCGCCTTCCGTCACCAGATATTCGACCCAAACGGCCGCCTCATGTTCCGGGATCAGATAGGGGCGGTTGCCGATGACCGAAGGGTCGCCGTCTTCCGTGACTTCCAGGTCGTTATAGGTGTAGCTCGCCAGCATCTTCCAGTTCTGGGTGAGGTTGACCTTGCCTTCCAGCTCGAAGCCGGTGGATGTGACCTCGCCGATCTGCTCCTGGAAGGGTGGCGGACCTGCGATCGTCGTCGTGACGTTCTGCTTGACGATCTGGTAGACCGAGGCCGTCAGCGAGCCGTCAATGAAGGTGGGTTCGTATTTGATGCCGCCTTCGACCTGATGGCCTTCTTCCGGTTCCAGCGCGCCGCCGCTGCCCGAGAGGGTGCCGATCTGTGGATTGAAGAAGGTTGCGACGGAGACATAGGGCGTGATGCCATTGTCGAATTCATAGGCAAGGCCGGCGCGGCCGCTGAGTGCGCTGTCATTGGTGGCATAGGACCCCGTGGCCAGACGCGAGCGGTTTTCGATATCGACATAATCATAGCGGCCATTCAGCGTCAGCAGCCAGCCATCGCCGAAGCGGATCTGGTCCTGCGCGTAGACACCAGTCTGCTTCAGGCGGGTGACGCCATCGAGATAGGTGAAATAGGCTGGCAGCCCGCCGCCATAGACCGGATCGGTCGGATCCAGATCCGTCGCCGGGAATGCGGAGGCCTGGGTCTGGTCGATCTTGAAATTCTTGTAGTCGAGGCCAAGCAGCAGCGAATGTTCGAGCGGCCCGGTCGAGAATTCCTTTTCCGCACGGTTATCGACACTGAAACTATCGACGGATGTATCGTGCTTGAAGCCGAGACGGGCGAGATCATAGGTGGGCGTATAGGCATAGGGGTAGACAAGCTCTTCAGCCTTGTCGAGATGGCTGTAGCGCAGGTTCTGTGAGACCTTCCAGCCATTGTCGAATTCGTGCGAGAATTCATAGCCGAGCATCTGCTGGTCGTAGCGGCCAAAATCATGATCCGGCTCGCCGAAGAACAGGTCGCGGTCGATCTTGCCGAACGGGGCGTTGGTGACCGTGCCTTCATAGGGAAGGAAGCCGTTGCCGACATGGGTCTGGTCGAAGGCCGAAACGATCGCATAGACGGTCAGCGATGTCGCATCATCCGGCGCATAGGTGACCTGCGGCATGACGAAGCCGCGCAGATCCTCGGAATAATCCGAATAATTGTCGCCGCCAGCGATCTTGCCGGTGACGCGGTAGGTGATCGTGCCATCGTCATTCAGCTTGTCATTGGCATCGAAGCCGAAGAAGGCATTGCCGAAATTGTTGATGCCGATCTCTGTGGAGTAGGCGGGCTCTGCCTGCGGGCGCTTGCGCACGAGATCGACAATGCCGCCGGGGCTCGAACCGCCATAAAGAACGGACCCCGGGCCCTTCAGCACCTCGACCCGTTCCATCATATAGGCATCGGTCTGGAAACCGCCGAAGCCGAAGGAAAAGAGATTGAGGCCGTCGAGGAAGACACCGGTCTGCGTCGCGTCGAAGCCACGGATGTAGAACCAGTCCGTATCCGGATCGCTGCCGAAGGGTTCGGTCGAAACACCGGCGGTGTAGCGCAGGGCCTCGTCGATCTTGGTGACGACGCCGCGATCGTCCAGTTCCTTGCGGCCGATCACAGAAACGGATTGCGGTATCTGCGAAACCGGCGTTGCGGTCTTCGAGCCCGTGCCCGTCGCCTTTGCCACATAGCCATCGACCGGGCCGGTGGCTTCGCCCTCTGCAGGCTTGCCGCCCTTGCCGCCTTCGACGGTCAGGCGTTCCAGCGCCGTGGCGCCGCCTGTTGCGGCGTCCTGCGCATAGGCAGACTGCGCAACAGTGATTGCCGCAACGGCGGCACTCGCCATCAATACCCGGTAGAGACCAGTCCCCTTGATCTGCATGATTTCGTCACCCCAGCTTGAACCGGGCGCCTTCGCCCCCGTCGGCGGTACGCAATCCGGCATTTCCATGAATATAAGCGGAGTCTTTAGCTCAACTATGATGGACCGGGATTGTCTCTGGCTGCGGTTCTTGAACGTTTCTGGTCCATATTCCGCTTTCTGCCCAGACAAAGCGCAAATGCTCAAAAGCGTTGGCTTTTGGCCCAGGTGGCCGGTGTTGCGCCGACAGACTTGCGGAACACACGGGTGAAGTGCGCCTGATCGGCAAAGCCGGTTTCGGCGGCAATGACGCTCATCGGCAATTCGTCCGTGAGCATCAGTTGCTTGGCCCGCTCGATGCGGGCCTTCATCTGCCACTGGTGCGGCGGCAAGCCGGTCGAGGCCTTGAAGGCATGGCTGAAATAGGATTGCGACAGACCGGTGAGCGTTGCCAGTTCTTCAAGACGAATGCCGCGCAGGCAGTTTTCCTCGATATAATCAATCGAGCGGCGCAACTGCCATGCGGCCAGCTCGCTGCGCTTGCGCGCACGCACCGGCGCAAGCTTCATCACATCCACAAACAGCGCCACCGACAGTCCATCGCCATAGAGATCGTGCAATGGCTGCGGATTTTCGCATTCGGCAGCGATCAGCTCGGCGAGAGCCAGGAACCGCGGCTCGGAAAACAAGAGGCGCGGCATATCCAGCTTGCGCCTGTCGAGTTCCTCCATCAGCCTGCGGCTGAGCACCTCCGCGTTGAAATGCAGATCGAGATGGCGGACATAATTCACATCGACCATTTCGGCCCACAATTCCATGCCTGCCGGAATATAGGAGATCACCTGGCGGCGGCTGTCCTCCGCCGGTGCCTGATGCGCCGGCCGCAGCCGGATGTTGCGCCGCCCGCCGCCCTTGGCGTCCAGTACGATGAAGAGCCTGGGATCATCCGCCACATAGAACCCGCCAGCGGCCGGCGCGCATTCGACATCCCAGAGATCGGCAACGATGCCGTTCCATTCGCGGCGGTTCAGCCCACCGATGACGGAAAACCCGGAAATCCTGTTGTTCATGCGCGGTTGAAAGGTCATAACGCCTCGGCGGAACCGGTCCATGCGGCCGGGAATAAAACCTGCTTTTTATAATCAAGTTTTAATATGGGAAGTCCCGCAGTTTGGCAATTGCTGAAATGCCCGCAAAACCCGTGTTTATCGGCATTGTGTCCTTTTCGCCATGATTGCCCGTCAAATCGGCTCGCCGGGGTTCGCACTCATCAGAGTTTGCGCCGGTTGAGTCAGGCCGAAAACCGGCCAGCGGCGGGCGGGCGCTTATAGCCGATCATCCAAAGAATGAGCGCGATCAGCAGGAAGAAGGCGAAAGCTGGCTGCTGCAGCAACCAGCGGATCATCGGATCGAGAAAGGCGCCATTGGCATGCGGCCGTTCCAGGCCCTGTACGAAAGACAGGGCCGAAGGGCCGGCGGCGGCAAGCGCTGCTGCAAGCGGCGTCAGCACCGGCTGCGATGCCGATACCGACTGGATGGCATCGACGGATGCGACGAGCACGCCTGAGACCAGCACCAGAAAACTCGCAAACCGCAGCAAGAACCGCATTCCGCCTCCCCTATCCGGCCCTATCCGCCGGGTCCAGCAAGCAATAAGCACAGGCTAGAAGAAGTGCAATCCCGCCTTTTCACAGGGCCGGATCGCAAGAAGTCAAAAAACTGTCAGAAATCAGTTGATCCCACCGAGTTCCTCGGTATATATCGCGCCGTCCGCAGGTTTTCGTCTGCGGCTTACCCGGTTTGGCGCAGCCGAACGGGGTTTTCGGGAGAAAGCAAGCGCTTGTCTCTAATCCACCGGCCCCAACCGCCGGTGCGATTGACAAAACGGACAGGTGGCCGAGTGGTTGAAGGCGCACGCCTGGAAAGTGTGTATACGTGAGAGCGTATCGCGGGTTCGAATCCCGCTCTGTCCGCCATTTTCTCAATCAACGTTTATCCAATTTTTCCGGGCAGCCCGCGCTCGAGTGATCACCCGTTCGAACCCGGCTGCGAACCATATTTCCGCCCGCTTCAAGTACACCTTTGCGCAAGCGCGTGCCTGCGCTACATCATTCATGCAATTGACAGTCTGCTTTCAGCCAATTTCCAGTCCGGCGCTGTGCCACCAAGGAGACATGAGCATGACTTATATCGCATCCCCCAAACGCCCCATCGGTCATCCGGAACGCGCGCTCGACTGTGAGGAAGTGTTGCAGGTGGCGCTGGCGCATTTGTCGAACGAGACGTCCCTGACGGAGGATGATGTCGAGGCACAACTTGTTCAGGGCGGCCTCAAGGCCGGATGGGAAGAGGCGGAACTGAGGATTGCGATTGCGGATTTGCGCCGCAATGCGGCCTTGGGATTGCAGGGCCTGCCGGAATAGAGAGGCAGGCAAAAGGCCGTTCGGTGCCGTTTTCGCCACGCACAGGCTAAGCGGAGATCAGTGCCGCCGCCTGTGTCAAAAATACAATATCAACCTGTGTCATGGATCGACGGGCCCCGCCAAGTTGCCCGGTTGAGGCTTGACGGCGGCAGCTGACTGTGGACTTTGTCCGGCACACAATTCCAGGCTGTCCTGTCAAATCTTGTGTTTTGTTGGAAGCGTATCCATGACCTCAGCATCGATCGGCAAGGCTGCCACGTCATCATCCGGGCGCTTCCTGCGGCAGCTGGTCGTCACTCTGTCGCTCGTGGCAACGCTGAGCGCCTGTGGGGGGCATGCCAAGGGCGTCATGCAGCCGCTCAACATTGCCGCCGAGCCGAAGGGCAATGCCGTCGTCGATATGCTGGTGGCAACCAGCCGGCTGCCCTCGGGAGATCCGGCAACGCTGTTTTCCGGCGAGCGCAGCGTCCAGGCCTCCTTGACCGATGTGGCGGTGTCCATTCCATCCAGCAAGATACGCGCATCGGGCACCGTGCAATGGCCAAAGAAGCTGCCGCCCAATCCGGACACCGATTTCGCGGTTGTCCGCGTCCAGCCGGTGCCGGACGTTCAACAGGCGCGGGAATGGGTGCGCAAGCACTCCTCCGGCGGCCATGCGATGGTCTTCATTCACGGTTTCAACAATACGTATGAGGATTCGATCTTCCGTTTTGCCCAGATCGTTCACGATTCCGGCGCTGACGTGACACCCGTCCTTTTCACCTGGCCGTCGCGCGCGAAGGTGTTCGACTATAATTACGACAAGGAAAGCACCAACTATTCGCGCACCTCGCTGGAGAACACGCTGAAGGCGCTGGTCGAGGATAAGAATATCAAGGATATCACCATCCTTGCCCATTCGATGGGAACGTGGCTGGCGATGGAATCGATCCGCCAGATGGCGATCCGCAATGGCGGACTTCCAAAAAAGATCGAAAACGTCATCCTTGCCTCCCCCGATATCGATGTCGATGTGTTTTCCCGGCAATGGAACGAACTGGGCAAACACAAGCCGAATTTCACGATTTTCGTCTCGCAGGACGACCGGGCGCTGGCGCTGTCGCGTTATATTTCGGGCGATGTCCAGCGGCTTGGACAGATCAACCCTGCCGAAGAGCCCTATAAGTCCAAGCTCGAGAAAGCCGGCATCGCCGTCGTCGATCTGACC comes from the Pararhizobium qamdonense genome and includes:
- a CDS encoding SlyX family protein — protein: MSNDSERLIRLEETIAHQAKTIEELSDQLTQQWTVVEQVRAKLDRLTERFLSLEEQSIEAPANTRPPHY
- a CDS encoding alpha/beta hydrolase gives rise to the protein MTSASIGKAATSSSGRFLRQLVVTLSLVATLSACGGHAKGVMQPLNIAAEPKGNAVVDMLVATSRLPSGDPATLFSGERSVQASLTDVAVSIPSSKIRASGTVQWPKKLPPNPDTDFAVVRVQPVPDVQQAREWVRKHSSGGHAMVFIHGFNNTYEDSIFRFAQIVHDSGADVTPVLFTWPSRAKVFDYNYDKESTNYSRTSLENTLKALVEDKNIKDITILAHSMGTWLAMESIRQMAIRNGGLPKKIENVILASPDIDVDVFSRQWNELGKHKPNFTIFVSQDDRALALSRYISGDVQRLGQINPAEEPYKSKLEKAGIAVVDLTKVKSTDRLNHGKFAESPEIVQLIGQRLVTGQTLTDSDVTLGDGITALVAGTVNTVGQVTATTVATPVDLLSGNLKLPKKKKPAEVEGAFQPQDAPSQ
- a CDS encoding helix-turn-helix domain-containing protein — protein: MTFQPRMNNRISGFSVIGGLNRREWNGIVADLWDVECAPAAGGFYVADDPRLFIVLDAKGGGRRNIRLRPAHQAPAEDSRRQVISYIPAGMELWAEMVDVNYVRHLDLHFNAEVLSRRLMEELDRRKLDMPRLLFSEPRFLALAELIAAECENPQPLHDLYGDGLSVALFVDVMKLAPVRARKRSELAAWQLRRSIDYIEENCLRGIRLEELATLTGLSQSYFSHAFKASTGLPPHQWQMKARIERAKQLMLTDELPMSVIAAETGFADQAHFTRVFRKSVGATPATWAKSQRF
- a CDS encoding ABC transporter ATP-binding protein; translation: MSDIAIELRGIDKSFGLVHANKNINLTVRKGTIHGIIGENGAGKSTLMSILYGFYQADEGDIVIDGKTVTIKDPNAAIASGIGMVHQHFMLVENFTVLENVMLGAEESQILNTSISKARVELKRLEKEYALEVNPDALIEELPVGLQQRVEILKALYRRADILILDEPTGVLTPPEADHLFRILGQLKDQGKTIIFITHKLREIMAITDEVSVMRRGEMVATRKTRETSVEELAELMVGRRVLLRVEKGEANPGEVKLAVENLTVRDGRGVTMVDNVSFNLRAGEIVGIAGVAGNGQSELLEAISGIRKAVGGRVLLNGEPIDVTAHVDPRDLRDRGLAHVPEDRHHVGLVLKFEEAENGILGYHHDKRYLNGVFLNTKAIQADAEEKIKKYDIRPPNPRLKTANFSGGNQQKIVLAREMERGPDVLIIGQPTRGVDVGAIEFIHKRIIEMRDQGKAVLLVSVELDEIRALSDRIIVMFAGRVVGERDPDATEGELGLLMAGVEGRKEAAE
- a CDS encoding ABC transporter permease, producing the protein MSNPYAKLPAWAEYILIPVLNLAVAFLVAGLVVLLVGENPLDAAYYMITGAFGRGEYIGFTLYYATTFIFTGLSVAVAFHAGLFNIGSEGQAYIGGIGVALACLWLDKTMPWFVVFPLAIIGSATFGALWAFLPGWLQAKRGSHVVITTIMFNFIASSLMVYLLTRVLKPLGQMAPQTRTFEAGGQLPKLDWLMSIFGLNLGNSPFNVSFLLALLAAFGVWVLIWRTKLGYEMRTMGHSPSAARYAGIGEARIIVIVMMISGGLAGMMALNPIMGEQYRMQLDFVQGAGFVGIAVALMGRSHPAGIIPAAVLFGMLYQGGAEIAFEMPAISRDMIVIIQGLVILFAGALENMFRPAIGRAFAGIGRRSAVAAQTRGA
- a CDS encoding TonB-dependent siderophore receptor; its protein translation is MQIKGTGLYRVLMASAAVAAITVAQSAYAQDAATGGATALERLTVEGGKGGKPAEGEATGPVDGYVAKATGTGSKTATPVSQIPQSVSVIGRKELDDRGVVTKIDEALRYTAGVSTEPFGSDPDTDWFYIRGFDATQTGVFLDGLNLFSFGFGGFQTDAYMMERVEVLKGPGSVLYGGSSPGGIVDLVRKRPQAEPAYSTEIGINNFGNAFFGFDANDKLNDDGTITYRVTGKIAGGDNYSDYSEDLRGFVMPQVTYAPDDATSLTVYAIVSAFDQTHVGNGFLPYEGTVTNAPFGKIDRDLFFGEPDHDFGRYDQQMLGYEFSHEFDNGWKVSQNLRYSHLDKAEELVYPYAYTPTYDLARLGFKHDTSVDSFSVDNRAEKEFSTGPLEHSLLLGLDYKNFKIDQTQASAFPATDLDPTDPVYGGGLPAYFTYLDGVTRLKQTGVYAQDQIRFGDGWLLTLNGRYDYVDIENRSRLATGSYATNDSALSGRAGLAYEFDNGITPYVSVATFFNPQIGTLSGSGGALEPEEGHQVEGGIKYEPTFIDGSLTASVYQIVKQNVTTTIAGPPPFQEQIGEVTSTGFELEGKVNLTQNWKMLASYTYNDLEVTEDGDPSVIGNRPYLIPEHEAAVWVEYLVTEGALEGVSLGGGLRYQGESFADMANTAKVPDALIADAAIRYEKNGWGAALNVTNLFDKEYVKGCQGLFTCGYGDQRTVTLKLSKAW
- a CDS encoding BMP family lipoprotein, which gives rise to MKKTLLGLLAFSMMSATALAADIKPALIFDLGGKFDKSFNEAAFNGAEKFKTETGIEYREFEISNDAQREQALRRFAGDGNNPIVIVGFNWAPPLEKLAAEYPDTKFAIIDTVVDKPNVKSIVFKEQEGSYLVGVLAGLASKSKTVSFVGGMDIPLIHKFACGYIGGAKSTGADVKVLEAYTGTTPDAWNDPVKGGEIAKSQIDQGSDVVYHAAGGTGVGVLQAAADAGKLGIGVDSNQNALQPGKVLTSMLKRVDVAVYEAFKAAKDDKFEFGASNLGLKEDGVGFALDDNNKALITPEMLTAVDKVKADIVAGTVAVHDYMSDEACPY